A genome region from Streptomyces sp. NBC_01296 includes the following:
- a CDS encoding mechanosensitive ion channel family protein, with protein MNRELVLHDWLVAGIAIAAGALAGLLLRALMRWLGRHAERTRWSGDDIIVDALRTLAPWAAVIAGAAVAASTLPLHARVLGFVNQSLTALLILIATLSAARVVSGLVQSVAGARTGVAGSATIFVNITRIVVLVMGVLVALETMGVSIAPLVTALGVGGLAVALALQDTLANLFAGVHILASKTVQPGDYIRLSSGEEGYVVDINWRNTVVRNLSNNLVIIPNGRLARTNMTNFTQPEQQLSISVQVGVGYESDLEQVERVTLDVVDGVMADINGAVPDHEGAVRFHTFADSRINFTVILGVGEFSDQYRIKHEFIKRLHRRFRAEGITIPAPTRTVALHRDDLQASTPPPVPHQREAPTRTPATTG; from the coding sequence TTGAACCGGGAACTCGTCCTGCACGACTGGCTGGTGGCCGGAATCGCAATCGCCGCCGGCGCCCTCGCCGGGCTGCTGCTGCGCGCCCTGATGCGCTGGCTGGGCCGGCACGCCGAGCGGACGCGGTGGAGCGGGGACGACATCATCGTCGACGCGCTGCGCACGCTCGCACCCTGGGCGGCGGTCATCGCCGGCGCCGCGGTGGCCGCCTCGACCCTGCCGCTTCACGCTCGGGTGCTGGGGTTCGTGAACCAGTCCCTGACCGCTCTGCTCATCCTCATCGCCACGCTGAGTGCCGCCCGGGTCGTCTCCGGGCTCGTCCAGTCGGTGGCGGGGGCGCGGACCGGAGTGGCCGGATCGGCGACCATCTTCGTGAACATCACGCGGATCGTGGTGCTCGTGATGGGTGTGCTCGTCGCGCTCGAAACCATGGGCGTGTCCATCGCACCGCTGGTCACGGCCCTCGGCGTCGGCGGTCTGGCGGTGGCCCTGGCCTTGCAGGACACGCTCGCCAACCTCTTCGCGGGCGTCCACATCCTCGCCTCGAAGACCGTGCAGCCCGGTGACTACATCCGCCTCAGCAGTGGTGAGGAGGGGTACGTCGTCGACATCAACTGGCGCAACACCGTGGTCCGCAACCTGTCGAACAACCTGGTCATCATCCCCAACGGGCGTCTTGCGCGGACGAACATGACCAACTTCACCCAGCCCGAGCAGCAGTTGTCGATCTCGGTCCAGGTGGGCGTGGGCTACGAGAGCGATCTGGAGCAGGTCGAGCGGGTGACCCTCGACGTGGTCGACGGCGTGATGGCCGACATCAACGGCGCCGTTCCCGACCACGAAGGGGCCGTCCGGTTCCACACGTTCGCGGACTCCAGGATCAACTTCACGGTGATCCTGGGCGTCGGCGAGTTCAGCGACCAGTACCGGATCAAGCACGAGTTCATCAAGCGCCTGCACCGGCGCTTCCGGGCGGAGGGCATCACCATCCCCGCTCCCACCCGGACGGTCGCACTCCACCGGGACGACCTCCAGGCGTCGACGCCTCCCCCGGTCCCGCACCAGCGCGAGGCCCCGACGCGTACGCCGGCCACCACCGGCTGA
- a CDS encoding MepB family protein: MGPEPWSDTVGVPGELLAAKSRVYDPCGFTCSQPVPEAESAEYAAHAFTLDGRRIRFRAAKTTPTKVGQFVTVWKRSARGPIEPFDAADPVDLFVISSRDEDGFGQFVFPVDALRRNGVVSVDGSGGKRGFRVYPPWVTTANRQAGRAQAWQVEHFLHLPHDGPADPARAEALYHL; the protein is encoded by the coding sequence ATCGGCCCCGAGCCGTGGTCGGACACGGTCGGGGTTCCCGGCGAGCTCCTCGCGGCGAAGTCGCGGGTCTACGACCCCTGCGGATTCACCTGCTCACAGCCGGTGCCCGAGGCCGAGAGCGCCGAATACGCCGCGCATGCCTTCACCCTCGACGGCCGGCGCATCCGGTTCCGTGCGGCCAAGACGACGCCCACCAAGGTCGGCCAGTTCGTCACCGTGTGGAAGAGGTCCGCGCGCGGTCCCATCGAGCCCTTCGACGCCGCGGATCCCGTCGACCTCTTCGTCATCAGCAGCCGCGACGAGGACGGCTTCGGCCAGTTCGTCTTCCCGGTGGACGCGCTGCGCCGCAACGGAGTCGTATCGGTGGACGGTTCCGGCGGGAAGCGCGGCTTCCGCGTCTACCCGCCGTGGGTGACCACCGCCAACCGACAGGCCGGGCGGGCGCAGGCATGGCAGGTGGAGCACTTCCTCCACCTGCCACACGACGGCCCCGCCGACCCGGCCCGCGCCGAGGCGCTGTACCACCTGTAG
- a CDS encoding NAD-dependent epimerase/dehydratase family protein, with the protein MRVLVTGGAGFIGSHIVCELAGRGHDPVVFDLAEDGRDVRDPGQVREALAGVDAVCHQAAKVGLGKDFGDAPGYVSANDLGTAVLLAEMAEAGVRRLLLAGSMVVYGEGRYECTAHGVVRPGPRAEADLAAGRFEPRCPACGADLAPGLVGEDAPMDPRNVYATTKLAQEHLVASWARATGGRGISLRYHNVYGPGMPRDTPYAGVAALFRSALARGEAPRVFEDGGQRRDFVHVRDVAVANAVALESLGSLESPQSPVAAAGGFAAYNVGSGDPRTVGDMAKALASACGGPDPVVTGEYRLGDVRHITADSARLRRELGWRPVVPFAAGMAELAAGADTP; encoded by the coding sequence ATGCGCGTACTTGTGACTGGAGGAGCGGGCTTCATCGGCTCGCACATCGTCTGCGAACTGGCCGGCCGGGGGCACGACCCGGTGGTGTTCGACCTGGCGGAGGACGGGAGGGACGTACGGGATCCCGGCCAGGTGCGGGAGGCCCTGGCCGGCGTCGACGCGGTCTGCCACCAGGCGGCGAAGGTCGGCCTCGGCAAGGATTTCGGGGACGCACCCGGCTACGTCTCGGCCAACGATCTCGGTACGGCGGTACTGCTGGCCGAGATGGCCGAGGCGGGGGTGCGCAGGCTGCTGCTCGCCGGGTCGATGGTCGTCTACGGCGAGGGGCGGTACGAGTGCACCGCCCACGGCGTGGTCCGGCCCGGACCGCGTGCCGAGGCCGATCTGGCGGCCGGCCGGTTCGAGCCGCGCTGCCCGGCCTGCGGCGCCGACCTGGCGCCCGGCCTGGTCGGGGAGGATGCGCCGATGGATCCGCGGAACGTCTACGCCACCACCAAGCTGGCCCAGGAGCACCTCGTGGCCTCCTGGGCGCGGGCCACCGGCGGGCGCGGGATCTCGCTGCGCTACCACAACGTCTACGGGCCGGGGATGCCCCGCGACACCCCGTACGCGGGGGTCGCCGCGCTGTTCCGGTCGGCGCTGGCCAGGGGCGAGGCGCCGCGCGTCTTCGAGGACGGCGGCCAGCGGCGGGACTTCGTCCACGTACGGGACGTGGCGGTGGCCAACGCGGTGGCCCTGGAGTCACTGGGGTCACTGGAGTCGCCGCAGTCCCCGGTGGCCGCGGCGGGCGGCTTCGCCGCGTACAACGTCGGCAGCGGCGATCCGCGGACCGTCGGGGACATGGCCAAGGCCCTGGCCTCCGCGTGCGGGGGCCCGGACCCGGTCGTCACCGGCGAGTACCGGCTGGGCGACGTCCGGCACATCACCGCCGACTCGGCGCGCCTGCGCCGGGAACTGGGCTGGCGTCCGGTGGTGCCGTTCGCCGCCGGGATGGCGGAGCTGGCGGCCGGGGCGGACACGCCCTGA
- a CDS encoding sensor histidine kinase: protein MRDQDLLLIALYALLGAGGAGALGAVVLRMLRRRSIAVSLAVVTAVAVLAMLAGTLTVAWAMFLSTHDLTVMTTVVAVAAAVSLGTALLLGRQVVLRCRELVAAARVFGEEGTFTTPTVPAPAELAALSRELALTSERLEASRERERALETSRRELVAWISHDLRTPLAGLRAMSEALEDGMAADPARYHRQMRTEVDRLNSMVGDLFELSRIHAGALSLSPTRMSLYDLVGDALAGTDALAREHGVRLVGDGIAPLPVEVDGKEMTRVLSNLLVNAIRHTPADGTVAIAAESREGAVVLSVTDACGGIPEEDLTRVFDTGWRGTQARTPPGGAGLGLAIVRGIVEAHDGHAHVRNVSGGCRFELTLPAPA, encoded by the coding sequence ATGCGTGACCAGGACCTGCTGCTGATCGCCCTGTACGCGCTCCTCGGCGCGGGCGGCGCCGGAGCGCTGGGCGCCGTCGTCCTGCGGATGCTGCGGCGGCGCAGCATCGCCGTCTCCCTCGCCGTCGTGACCGCCGTCGCCGTGCTCGCGATGCTCGCCGGAACGCTCACGGTGGCCTGGGCGATGTTCCTCTCCACCCACGACCTGACCGTGATGACCACGGTCGTCGCGGTGGCGGCCGCCGTCTCCCTGGGCACCGCGCTGCTCCTGGGCCGGCAGGTCGTACTGCGCTGCCGCGAGCTCGTCGCCGCCGCGCGGGTCTTCGGCGAGGAGGGCACGTTCACCACGCCCACCGTGCCCGCCCCCGCCGAACTCGCCGCGCTCAGCCGCGAACTGGCCCTGACCAGCGAGCGCCTGGAAGCGTCCAGGGAGCGCGAGCGGGCGCTGGAAACCTCACGGCGTGAGCTGGTGGCCTGGATCTCGCACGATCTGCGCACCCCGCTGGCCGGTCTGCGCGCCATGTCGGAGGCGCTGGAGGACGGCATGGCCGCCGACCCCGCGCGCTACCACCGGCAGATGCGCACCGAGGTGGACCGCCTCAACTCGATGGTCGGCGACCTCTTCGAGCTCTCCCGCATCCACGCGGGCGCCCTCAGCCTCAGCCCCACCCGGATGTCCCTGTACGACCTGGTGGGCGACGCCCTGGCCGGAACCGACGCCCTCGCCCGCGAGCACGGCGTACGGCTGGTCGGCGACGGCATCGCACCGCTCCCGGTGGAGGTGGACGGCAAGGAAATGACCCGCGTCCTGTCGAACCTGCTGGTCAACGCCATCCGCCACACCCCGGCCGACGGTACGGTCGCGATCGCGGCCGAATCCCGCGAGGGAGCGGTGGTGCTGTCGGTCACCGACGCCTGCGGCGGCATTCCCGAGGAGGACCTCACGCGCGTGTTCGACACCGGCTGGCGCGGCACGCAGGCCCGCACGCCTCCGGGAGGTGCGGGCCTGGGCCTGGCGATCGTCCGCGGCATCGTGGAGGCCCATGACGGGCACGCTCACGTCCGCAACGTCTCCGGCGGCTGCCGCTTCGAACTGACCCTCCCGGCCCCCGCCTAG
- a CDS encoding response regulator transcription factor, whose protein sequence is MAVSNVQSTDEGPGAVGPGGAGTPERSMGSVLIVEDDPTVSEVVAGYLDRAGFAVRRAADGPAALRAAEEQRPDLVVLDLMLPGMDGLEVCRRLRARERGADPRGGQGGIPPLPPVPVIMLTARGDEDDRILGLEVGADDYVTKPFSPRELVLRVQSVLRRAVPAPPAAGPRLTAAGLSLDPAARRVSRDGQELALTLREFDLLAYFMRNPGQVCDRERLMREVWGWDFGDLSTVTVHVRRLRGKIEDDPASPRLIQTVWGAGYRFDAHPAPAAPATAPRTEDGHA, encoded by the coding sequence ATGGCAGTCAGCAATGTGCAGAGCACGGACGAGGGCCCGGGCGCCGTCGGCCCCGGCGGGGCGGGCACCCCGGAGCGGTCCATGGGCAGCGTCCTGATCGTGGAGGACGACCCGACCGTCTCGGAGGTGGTGGCCGGATACCTCGACCGGGCCGGCTTCGCCGTGCGCCGGGCCGCCGACGGACCGGCCGCGCTCCGCGCCGCCGAGGAGCAGCGCCCGGACCTGGTGGTCCTCGACCTCATGCTCCCGGGCATGGACGGGCTGGAGGTCTGCCGGCGGCTGCGGGCGCGCGAGCGCGGCGCCGACCCGCGCGGCGGTCAGGGCGGCATCCCGCCCCTCCCGCCCGTCCCGGTCATCATGCTCACCGCACGCGGTGACGAGGACGACCGGATCCTGGGCCTGGAAGTCGGCGCCGACGACTACGTGACCAAGCCCTTCAGCCCGCGCGAGCTCGTGCTGCGCGTGCAGTCGGTGCTGCGCCGGGCCGTACCCGCCCCGCCGGCCGCCGGCCCCCGGCTCACCGCGGCGGGCCTGAGCCTGGACCCGGCGGCCCGCCGGGTGAGCAGGGACGGCCAGGAGCTCGCCCTCACCCTGCGGGAATTCGACCTCCTCGCCTACTTCATGCGCAACCCTGGCCAGGTCTGCGACCGGGAGCGGCTCATGCGCGAGGTCTGGGGCTGGGACTTCGGCGACCTGTCCACCGTCACGGTCCACGTCCGCAGGCTCCGCGGAAAGATCGAGGACGATCCGGCGAGCCCGCGGCTGATCCAGACCGTATGGGGCGCCGGCTACCGCTTCGACGCCCACCCCGCCCCGGCGGCCCCCGCGACCGCCCCCCGGACGGAGGACGGCCATGCGTGA
- a CDS encoding glycosyltransferase family 2 protein, which translates to MTDSACVPPRADLVLPCLDEAEALPWVLARVPAGWRAIVVDNGSTDGSADIARSLGATVVYEPRRGFGAACHAGLLAASADLVCFCDCDASLDPALLAPMAARVAAGEADLLLGRRRPQGRGAWPAHARAGNLALARMLRRRTGLRLHDLGPMRVARREALLSLDLTDRRSGYPLQMVVRAADAGWRVAETDVPYLPRSGKSKVTGTWRGTWHAVRDMRRVLAEAPGTRSVPSGGVSA; encoded by the coding sequence GTGACTGATTCTGCTTGTGTGCCGCCCCGGGCGGACCTCGTACTGCCGTGCCTCGACGAGGCGGAGGCGCTCCCCTGGGTGCTGGCGCGGGTGCCGGCCGGCTGGCGGGCCATCGTCGTCGACAACGGCTCCACCGACGGCTCCGCCGACATCGCCCGCAGCCTGGGGGCGACCGTGGTGTATGAACCCCGGCGCGGTTTCGGCGCCGCCTGCCATGCCGGGCTGCTCGCCGCGAGCGCCGACCTCGTCTGCTTCTGCGACTGCGACGCCTCCCTCGACCCCGCCCTGCTCGCTCCCATGGCGGCGCGGGTCGCGGCCGGCGAGGCCGATCTGCTGCTCGGCCGGCGCCGCCCGCAGGGCCGCGGCGCGTGGCCCGCGCACGCCCGCGCCGGAAACCTCGCACTGGCGCGGATGCTGCGCCGCCGTACGGGGCTGCGGCTGCACGACCTCGGACCGATGCGGGTCGCGCGCCGCGAGGCGCTGCTGAGCCTGGACCTGACCGACCGGCGCAGCGGCTACCCGCTGCAGATGGTCGTACGGGCCGCCGACGCGGGCTGGCGGGTGGCCGAGACGGACGTCCCGTACCTGCCGCGCTCCGGGAAGTCGAAGGTCACCGGTACCTGGCGGGGCACCTGGCACGCGGTACGGGACATGCGGCGGGTGCTGGCCGAGGCGCCCGGCACCCGGTCCGTACCGTCCGGCGGGGTCTCGGCATGA
- a CDS encoding TIGR04282 family arsenosugar biosynthesis glycosyltransferase — MSTFESDCDDEGTLLVVAKAPVPGRVKTRLTPHFTPQQAAALARAALQDTLDAVLATPARRRVLYLDGAPGQWLPDGIEVVPQCAGGLDARLAAAFALYGGPALLIGMDTPQVTPELLAQGLDFTRTGAWFGPAVDGGFWALGLAEPDPALLRGVPMSVAHTGEVQRRRLTASGRAVRDLPALRDVDTPDDAALVAAAAPGTRFAVLHAELCAAVR, encoded by the coding sequence ATGAGCACCTTCGAGAGCGACTGCGACGACGAGGGCACTCTCCTCGTCGTCGCCAAGGCCCCGGTCCCGGGCCGGGTCAAGACGCGGCTGACCCCGCACTTCACCCCGCAGCAGGCCGCCGCCCTGGCCCGCGCGGCGCTCCAGGACACCCTGGACGCCGTCCTCGCCACGCCGGCCCGGCGGCGCGTCCTCTACCTCGACGGGGCGCCGGGGCAGTGGCTGCCCGACGGCATCGAGGTGGTCCCCCAGTGCGCGGGCGGGCTCGACGCCCGACTGGCCGCGGCCTTCGCCCTGTACGGCGGCCCCGCGCTCCTGATCGGCATGGACACCCCCCAGGTCACCCCCGAACTGCTCGCCCAGGGCCTCGACTTCACCCGGACCGGCGCGTGGTTCGGCCCGGCCGTGGACGGCGGGTTCTGGGCCCTCGGGCTCGCCGAACCCGACCCGGCGCTGCTGCGCGGCGTCCCCATGTCCGTAGCGCACACCGGGGAGGTGCAGCGCCGGCGGCTGACCGCGTCCGGGCGGGCCGTACGGGATCTCCCGGCGCTCCGCGACGTCGACACCCCGGACGATGCGGCGCTGGTCGCGGCCGCCGCGCCGGGGACCCGTTTCGCCGTCCTGCACGCCGAGCTGTGCGCGGCCGTCCGATGA
- a CDS encoding class I SAM-dependent methyltransferase has translation MTAQLAEPAARAWRADPYSDALRTGQGPLYLRRSDGWLLPLEVERWCAEPDTADATVLSRCDGPVLDIGCGPGRLVAALARRGHPALGVDVTPEAVARTVRAGGSALCRSVFDPLPSEGRWGTVLLIDGNIGIGGDPGALLRRAARLAAPGGSLLVEVATVDVDECVEVHVDDGHGGRGAPFLWARLGTRALRVAAAEAGWSRAVTWHAAGRAFVQLRR, from the coding sequence ATGACCGCGCAACTGGCGGAGCCCGCCGCCCGGGCCTGGCGGGCCGATCCGTACTCCGACGCCCTGCGCACCGGCCAGGGCCCTCTCTACCTGCGCCGCTCCGACGGCTGGCTGCTGCCGCTGGAGGTGGAGCGCTGGTGCGCAGAGCCCGACACCGCCGACGCCACCGTCCTGTCCCGCTGCGACGGCCCGGTCCTGGACATAGGCTGCGGACCGGGCCGCCTGGTCGCCGCCCTCGCCCGCCGCGGGCACCCCGCGCTGGGCGTGGACGTCACCCCGGAGGCCGTGGCCCGTACCGTACGCGCGGGCGGCAGCGCGCTGTGCCGGTCCGTGTTCGACCCGCTGCCCAGCGAGGGCCGGTGGGGCACGGTCCTGCTGATCGACGGCAACATCGGCATCGGCGGCGACCCCGGCGCACTGCTGCGGCGCGCCGCGCGGCTCGCGGCGCCCGGTGGCTCGCTGCTGGTCGAGGTGGCCACCGTGGACGTCGACGAGTGCGTCGAGGTCCATGTCGACGACGGTCACGGCGGCCGCGGGGCTCCGTTCCTGTGGGCCCGGCTCGGCACGCGTGCGCTCCGCGTCGCGGCGGCCGAAGCGGGCTGGAGCCGAGCGGTGACCTGGCATGCCGCGGGACGGGCGTTCGTGCAGCTGCGACGCTGA
- a CDS encoding molybdopterin-dependent oxidoreductase, protein MRFPLRLPPDPPVTFKARLHDARTATAVGRWLGLAFAVCFATGVLSHYFQHPPVWLADRLPSRPYWGYRFTQGLHVVSGIAAIPLLLAKLWAVYPRLFEWPPLKSVRHALERASVAVLVAAGVFELFSGLLNTFQWYPWPFSFVPVHFALAWLLVGALMVHIAVKWPEIQAHWTRRSPGTLALPEADGPDRRALLVGVAAAVGAVTLTTAGQSVTALGRLDLFAPRDPAVGPQGLPVNRTAKAAGVTAASVRDWRLTVAGPRPYTLTLEELRAMPQYEVTLPIACVEGWSKNARWTGVRVRDLLDRAGGGPGARARVESLEAVGAYRVTEMGREYAQDPLTLLALRLNGEELSPDHGYPARIIAPNRPGVLQTKWVGRLEVA, encoded by the coding sequence ATGCGCTTCCCTCTCCGACTCCCTCCCGACCCGCCCGTCACCTTCAAGGCGCGGTTGCACGACGCCCGTACCGCGACCGCCGTCGGCCGCTGGCTCGGGCTCGCCTTCGCCGTGTGTTTCGCGACCGGCGTGCTCAGCCACTACTTCCAGCACCCGCCGGTCTGGCTCGCCGACCGGCTGCCGAGCCGCCCGTACTGGGGTTACCGGTTCACCCAGGGACTCCACGTGGTCTCCGGGATCGCGGCGATTCCGCTGCTGCTGGCGAAGCTGTGGGCGGTGTACCCGCGGCTGTTCGAGTGGCCGCCGCTCAAGTCGGTGCGCCACGCGCTCGAGCGGGCCTCCGTGGCGGTGTTGGTGGCGGCCGGCGTGTTCGAGCTGTTCAGCGGGCTGCTCAACACCTTCCAGTGGTACCCCTGGCCCTTCTCCTTCGTGCCCGTGCACTTCGCTCTGGCCTGGCTCCTGGTGGGCGCGCTGATGGTGCACATCGCCGTGAAGTGGCCGGAGATCCAGGCGCATTGGACCCGCCGCTCCCCGGGGACGCTCGCGCTGCCCGAGGCCGACGGTCCGGATCGGCGCGCGCTGCTGGTGGGCGTCGCGGCGGCGGTGGGAGCGGTGACGCTGACGACCGCCGGGCAGTCCGTCACCGCGCTCGGGCGGCTCGACCTGTTCGCCCCGCGCGATCCCGCCGTCGGACCGCAGGGGCTCCCGGTGAACCGTACGGCGAAGGCCGCCGGGGTCACCGCCGCCTCCGTACGGGACTGGCGGCTGACCGTCGCCGGCCCGCGCCCGTACACCCTCACCCTCGAAGAACTGCGCGCGATGCCGCAGTACGAGGTGACGCTGCCCATCGCGTGCGTCGAGGGGTGGAGCAAGAACGCCCGGTGGACCGGGGTACGCGTGCGCGACCTGCTGGACCGGGCCGGAGGCGGCCCGGGCGCCCGCGCCCGGGTGGAGTCGCTGGAAGCGGTCGGCGCGTACCGGGTGACGGAGATGGGCCGCGAGTACGCCCAGGACCCGCTCACCCTGCTCGCGCTGCGCCTCAATGGCGAGGAACTCTCCCCGGACCACGGCTACCCGGCGCGGATCATCGCCCCGAACCGGCCCGGCGTGCTCCAGACCAAGTGGGTCGGCCGACTGGAGGTGGCGTGA
- a CDS encoding glycosyltransferase family 87 protein, translating to MNLRTALGLSALAALVAALVWTICRDGYFTDPAALSWRYAACWALFAVAVLALRRVPAAVVVPLVLAGAVAVTATGLVAAPRTSTDSYRYAWDGRVQSDGISPYDHAPQDPALARLRDPWLFPTGAACTGPDRARIPYAGDTPHCTRINRPAVHTIYPPVAEAYFLAVDRLSPEGARHKPLQIGAGVLSLGVSGALLLILRRRGTDPRRAAYWAWCPAVPIEAVNNAHVDVLGVLLAVVGLGLVAAERLGRRAAGGLVLGAAVATKLMPAIVLPGALSGVRRVRDAVAVLLPAAAFTALAYLPYVLLSRGSVFGYLGGYVEEEGYEDASAGSRYALLRLVLPDDWALPVLIAVMAGVCGYVLWRGDPRRPWSGALLVTGWAFALLTPGYSWYALLLVALVALDGRWEWLGIAVAGPAVYVTGQVFGSREAVSATAYGLAVLLVLVVSAVRRRRLRTADRRCRPVRAARTDA from the coding sequence GTGAACCTGCGTACCGCCCTCGGCCTCTCCGCCCTCGCCGCCCTCGTCGCCGCCCTCGTGTGGACCATCTGCCGCGACGGCTACTTCACCGACCCCGCCGCACTGTCCTGGCGTTACGCGGCCTGCTGGGCGCTGTTCGCGGTCGCCGTGCTCGCGCTGCGCCGGGTCCCGGCCGCCGTCGTCGTACCGCTGGTGCTGGCGGGGGCCGTCGCGGTGACGGCGACGGGGCTGGTGGCGGCGCCCCGGACCAGCACCGACTCGTACCGCTACGCCTGGGACGGCCGGGTCCAGTCCGACGGCATCTCCCCGTACGACCACGCGCCGCAGGACCCGGCGCTGGCCCGGCTGCGCGATCCGTGGCTCTTCCCCACGGGCGCCGCCTGCACCGGCCCGGACCGGGCCCGGATCCCGTACGCCGGGGACACCCCGCACTGCACCCGGATCAACCGGCCGGCCGTGCACACCATCTATCCGCCGGTCGCGGAGGCGTACTTCCTGGCCGTCGACCGGCTCTCCCCCGAGGGCGCCCGGCACAAGCCGCTCCAGATCGGCGCCGGGGTGCTGTCCCTCGGCGTGAGCGGCGCGCTGCTGCTGATCCTGCGCCGGCGGGGCACGGACCCGCGCAGGGCCGCGTACTGGGCGTGGTGTCCGGCCGTACCGATCGAGGCGGTGAACAATGCGCACGTCGATGTCCTGGGCGTGCTGCTGGCCGTGGTCGGTCTCGGGCTCGTGGCCGCGGAGCGCCTCGGGCGCCGGGCGGCCGGCGGGCTGGTCCTGGGCGCCGCCGTCGCCACCAAGCTGATGCCGGCGATCGTGCTCCCGGGCGCCCTGTCGGGCGTCCGCCGGGTGCGCGATGCGGTCGCGGTGCTGCTGCCGGCCGCCGCCTTCACGGCGCTCGCGTACCTGCCGTACGTCCTGCTCTCGCGGGGCTCCGTCTTCGGCTACCTCGGCGGTTACGTGGAGGAGGAGGGGTACGAGGACGCCTCGGCCGGTTCCCGCTATGCGCTGCTGCGGCTGGTGCTGCCGGACGACTGGGCGCTGCCCGTGCTGATCGCCGTGATGGCGGGCGTGTGCGGGTACGTGCTGTGGCGCGGGGATCCCCGACGGCCGTGGAGCGGGGCGCTGTTGGTGACCGGGTGGGCGTTCGCGCTGCTCACGCCGGGCTATTCGTGGTACGCCCTGCTGCTGGTCGCGCTCGTGGCGCTGGACGGACGCTGGGAGTGGCTGGGCATCGCCGTCGCGGGCCCCGCCGTGTACGTCACGGGCCAGGTGTTCGGCTCGCGCGAGGCGGTGAGCGCCACGGCGTACGGCCTCGCGGTGCTCCTGGTGCTGGTGGTCAGCGCGGTACGCCGGCGCAGGCTTCGCACGGCCGATCGCCGCTGTCGACCCGTCAGGGCTGCCCGTACGGATGCGTGA